From Vigna unguiculata cultivar IT97K-499-35 chromosome 5, ASM411807v1, whole genome shotgun sequence, the proteins below share one genomic window:
- the LOC114184322 gene encoding F-box/kelch-repeat protein At3g23880-like, with translation MLSYSNKGKTYVDASPISSLIEDSTPFFTANTINGSKPQRNKYQVLGSCNGLVCMIKWDQNVPDIFYLWNPATATKVLIPNSHPPHSRHFPLKFHENEYMAMVGFGYDNSRDSYKVVAIVGHLNSEGDNHPFRSVIYNLNDKKIGWKDIQDFPVDPTGTEGDGIYLNNTLNWLGSPYCNNYDYDDDRYISFDEVLIASLDLETEMYTQILLPGELNGVSIEDFSFPFDQLHCNEAPIIGVLGGCLSLSN, from the coding sequence ATGTTAAGTTACTCAAACAAAGGTAAAACTTATGTGGATGCCTCACCTATCAGTTCTTTGATTGAAGATTCAACACCCTTCTTTACTGCTAACACTATCAATGGATCTAAGCCTCAGAGGAACAAGTATCAAGTTCTTGGTTCATGCAATGGCTTGGTCTGTATGATTAAATGGGACCAAAACGTACCCGACATATTCTACTTATGGAACCCCGCTACAGCTACAAAAGTACTAATTCCAAATTCGCATCCTCCTCATTCTCGACATTTTCcattaaaatttcatgagaacgaATATATGGCTATGGTAGGGTTTGGCTATGATAATTCAAGGGATTCCTACAAAGTGGTTGCAATAGTTGGCCATTTGAATTCCGAAGGTGATAATCATCCTTTTAGATCTGTAATTTACAACCTAAATGACAAGAAGATAGGTTGGAAAGACATTCAAGATTTTCCCGTTGATCCTACTGGAACGGAAGGTGATGGAATATACCTAAACAACACTCTTAACTGGTTAGGGTCACCATATTGTAACAACTATGACTATGATGATGACCGTTATATTTCATTTGATGAAGTGTTGATAGCTTCGCTTGATCTTGAGACTGAGATGTACACACAGATATTGCTTCCTGGCGAACTTAATGGGGTGTCCATAGAAGATTTCTCCTTTCCTTTTGACCAACTTCATTGCAATGAAGCTCCAATTATTGGAGTTTTGGGTGGTTGTTTAAGTCtttctaattaa
- the LOC114186225 gene encoding ammonium transporter 3 member 3-like, producing MSASSYGFPIPSSLLPSDASPEWNNKADNAWQLTAATLVGLQSVPGLVILYGSMVKRKWAVNSAFMALYAFACVLICWVSWAHGMAFGSELLPFVGKPNHALSGKFLLAKSSAGYFPMADFVFYQFAFAAITVVLLAGSLLGRMNFYAWMLFVPLWLTFSYTVGAFSIWGKNGFLQGKIIDYAGGFVIHLSSGIAGFTAAYWVGPRISYDRQNFPPNNIIHVLGGAGFLWMGWTGFNGGATFQVGEIASLAIFNTHLCTATSLLVWLTLDMMVYTKSSVIGAVQGMITGLVCITPGAGLVDSWAAVLMGALSGSIPWYTMMVLHKKSAFFQSVDDTLGVFHTHAVAGVLGGLLSGVFAKPGLLRILYSDDQYGPGLIYSFSKGESVGEGMRQIWYQLVGAGFIIVWNVVVTSLVCVLISHIVDLRMQEEELEVGDDAAHGEEAYALWGDGERMRVPLRLHISPTIPSLCRRRFSIPLTRNEEE from the exons ATGAGTGCAAGTTCTTATGGTTTCCCCATTCCATCATCGCTTTTGCCAAGCGATGCATCTCCCGAGTGGAACAACAAAGCAGATAATGCATGGCAACTAACGGCGGCAACCTTGGTGGGCCTTCAGAGTGTTCCTGGGCTTGTCATCCTGTACGGCAGCATGGTTAAGAGAAAATGGGCTGTGAACTCAGCCTTCATGGCCCTGTACGCCTTTGCTTGCGTGCTCATTTGTTGGGTTTCATGGGCCCATGGCATGGCATTTGGAAGTGAGCTTTTGCCATTCGTGGGAAAGCCCAACCACGCTCTGAGTGGGAAGTTTCTGCTAGCGAAGTCGAGTGCTGGGTACTTTCCAATGGCTGACTTCGTGTTCTATCAATTTGCTTTTGCCGCAATCACTGTTGTGTTGCTTGCAGGGTCTTTGCTGGGGAGAATGAACTTCTATGCGTGGATGTTGTTTGTTCCTTTGTGGCTCACGTTCTCTTACACTGTTGGTGCATTCAGCATATGGGGCAAAAATGGCTTCCTCCAGGGAAAAATAATCGATTATGCTGGTGGCTTCGTCATTCATTTGTCTTCTGGCATTGCAGGTTTCACAGCTGCTTATTGG GTTGGTCCAAGAATTTCATACGACAGGCAAAACTTTCCACCAAACAACATAATTCACGTGCTGGGAGGTGCAGGGTTTTTGTGGATGGGTTGGACAGGTTTTAACGGTGGAGCTACTTTCCAAGTGGGAGAAATTGCATCGTTGGCCATCTTCAACACCCATCTATGTACTGCAACAAGCCTACTGGTTTGGCTTACATTGGACATGATGGTATATACCAAGAGCTCGGTCATAGGAGCCGTACAGGGAATGATCACTGGCCTCGTTTGCATCACACCAGGTGCAG GCTTGGTGGATTCATGGGCAGCAGTGTTGATGGGAGCTTTGTCTGGTTCCATTCCATGGTACACTATGATGGTGTTACACAAAAAATCAGCATTCTTTCAGAGTGTGGATGATACATTAGGAGTCTTTCACACTCATGCTGTGGCTGGTGTTCTTGGGGGCCTTCTTTCTGGCGTGTTTGCCAAACCCGGGCTTCTAAGAATATTGTATAGCGATGATCAGTATGGTCCAGGCTTAATCTATAGCTTCTCTAAGGGGGAATCAGTGGGTGAAGGGATGAGGCAAATATGGTACCAGTTAGTTGGAGCAGGGTTTATTATTGTTTGGAATGTGGTTGTTACTAGCCTGGTTTGTGTTCTTATAAGCCACATTGTGGATCTTAGGATGCAAGAAGAGGAGCTTGAGGTTGGTGATGATGCTGCTCATGGGGAAGAAGCATACGCATTGTGGGGTGATGGAGAGAGAATGAGAGTCCCTCTTCGTCTCCATATAAGTCCAACCATTCCTTCTCTGTGCCGGCGAAGGTTTTCTATTCCTCTCACCAGGAATGAAGAAGAGTAG
- the LOC114184323 gene encoding F-box/kelch-repeat protein At3g23880-like produces MCVSKYFQSIILDARFLRMHLENSRKRTHFLLSYLSEGKTSGFLIPLPISSLLEDSTPLFNADIINGSKPQREMYKVIGSCNGLVCLTKWNRMLPDILYLWNPATKALIQNPYPPHSEQLSLKLHEKENVVMVGFGYDNSRHSYKVVAIFGHMMDFEGDTHPFRSVICNLNDKIGWKDIQDFPVDPTAMKGNGIYLNNTLNWLGSPYCNIYDEDGSYISFDEVVIVSLDLETEIYKQILLPPKLNGVSVGDFCFRVGKLHCNEAPLIGVLSGCLSLFLHNRKKKRLSIWQMKEFGNQQSWTLLLNVSLRDIGFNTIRSPTNFGYDYYLWTLENQHFSCSYSNFLPLCLIENDRDIVIIHGSFQGCVKQTIVYNLRDKTMTSKKMVHNLRWIYPLDYVESLVSPLLD; encoded by the coding sequence ATGTGCGTGAGCAAGTACTTTCAATCTATCATCTTGGATGCTCGTTTTCTGAGAATGCATCTTGAAAATTCACGCAAAAGGACTCATTTCTTGTTAAGTTACTTAAGCGAAGGTAAAACTTCGGGCTTTCTGATTCCCTTACCTATAAGTTCTTTGTTGGAAGATTCAACACCCTTGTTTAATGCTGATATTATCAATGGATCTAAGCCTCAGAGGGAGATGTATAAGGTTATTGGTTCATGCAATGGCTTGGTCTGTTTGACTAAATGGAACCGAATGCTACCCGACATACTTTACTTATGGAACCCTGCTACAAAAGCACTAATTCAAAATCCATATCCTCCACATTCCGAACAACTTTCATTAAAACTTCATGAGAAAGAAAATGTTGTTATGGTGGGGTTTGGCTATGATAATTCAAGGCATTCCTACAAAGTGGTTGCAATATTTGGCCATATGATGGATTTCGAAGGTGATACTCATCCTTTTAGATCAGTAATTTGCAACCTGAATGACAAGATAGGTTGGAAAGACATTCAAGATTTTCCCGTTGATCCTACTGCAATGAAAGGTAATGGAATATACCTAAACAACACTCTTAACTGGTTAGGGTCACCATATTGTAACATCTATGACGAAGATGGCAGTTATATTTCATTTGATGAAGTGGTGATAGTTTCGCTTGATCTTGAGACTGAGATATACAAACAGATATTGCTTCCCCCCAAACTTAATGGGGTGTCTGTAGGAGATTTTTGCTTTCGTGTTGGAAAACTCCATTGCAATGAAGCTCCACTTATAGGAGTTTTGAGTGGTTGTTTAAGTCTTTTTCTTCATAATCGTAAGAAAAAACGTCTAAGTATATGGCAGATGAAGGAGTTTGGGAATCAACAATCTTGGACTCTCTTGCTGAATGTATCTCTTCGAGATATTGGATTTAATACCATACGATCACCTACGAATTTCGGTTATGATTATTACCTATGGACCTTAGAAAATCAACATTTTTCTTGCAGTTATAGCAATTTTCTACCTCTGTGCCTGATTGAGAATGATCGTGACATCGTGATCATTCACGGTTCCTTTCAAGGTTGTGTGAAGCAAACAATAGTTTATAATCTGAGAGATAAGACAATGACTTCCAAAAAGATGGTTCACAACTTACGTTGGATCTATCCTTTGGATTATGTCGAAAGCTTGGTTTCCCCTCTATTAGATTAG
- the LOC114184325 gene encoding F-box/kelch-repeat protein At3g23880-like, producing the protein MLLEDVLCEDILLEILLRLPVASLMRFKCVSKYFQSLILDPCFVTMHLQNSRRSTNFFLRYLNGDKTSWFVVPSPITSIEDSTSFFDDDIIHASKDNVLGSFNGLVCLGEWNEKGIVFYLWNPVTKEEFGNLTLTKKDNVAMLGFGYDNSRHTYNVVAIVYHLNSDHPFRTFIGSLNDESGWREIQGFLADPFIVEGDGIYLNNTLNWLGIPNYNDYEYDDIAISFDGVVIASLDLETETYTQMLLPHELNGVFIRDFCYLCEELHSNEFPLVGVLGGCLSLFLHNRRTKCFSIWQMKEFGNQKSWTLLLNTSLQDLGINTNIYSILLPLCMIENDRDIVIIHSSLQDCVKQIIIYDLKNNTVTFRNITQNLLWIYPFHYVESLVCPVA; encoded by the coding sequence ATGTTGCTTGAAGATGTATTATGTGAAGATATATTGCTAGAAATTCTGTTAAGACTTCCAGTGGCATCTCTTATGCGATTCAAGTGTGTGAGCAAGTACTTTCAATCTCTTATATTGGATCCATGTTTCGTGACAATGCATCTTCAAAATTCACGCAGAAGCACCAATTTCTTTTTACGTTACTTAAATGGAGATAAAACTTCATGGTTTGTTGTTCCTTCACCTATTACTTCGATTGAAGATTCAACGTCCTTCTTTGATGATGATATTATCCATGCATCTAAGGATAATGTTCTTGGTTCATTCAATGGCTTAGTCTGTTTAGGTGAATGGAACGAAAAGGGAATCGTGTTTTACTTATGGAACCCTGTCACAAAAGAAGAATTTGGAAACCTAACACTTACTAAGAAAGATAACGTTGCTATGTTAGGGTTCGGGTACGATAATTCAAGGCATACCTACAACGTGGTAGCAATAGTTTACCATCTGAATTCTGATCATCCTTTCAGAACCTTTATTGGCAGCTTGAATGATGAAAGCGGTTGGAGAGAGATTCAAGGTTTTCTTGCTGATCCTTTTATAGTGGAAGGTGATGGAATATACCTCAACAACACTCTTAACTGGTTAGGGATACCAAATTATAATGACTATGAATATGATGACATTGCTATTTCATTTGATGGAGTGGTGATTGCTTCGCTTGATCTTGAAACTGAGACATACACACAGATGTTGCTTCCTCACGAGCTTAATGGTGTCTTCATAAGAGATTTCTGCTATCTTTGTGAGGAGCTCCATAGCAATGAATTTCCACTTGTTGGGGTTTTGGGTGGTTGTTTAAGTCTTTTTCTTCATAACCGCAGGACAAAATGTTTCAGCATATGGCAGATGAAAGagtttgggaatcaaaaatctTGGACTCTATTGTTGAACACATCTCTTCAAGATCTTGGAATTAACACCAACATATATAGCATCTTGCTACCTCTGTGCATGATTGAGAATGATCGTGACATCGTGATTATTCACAGTTCACTTCAAGATTGTgtgaaacaaataataatttatgatctGAAAAATAATACAGTAACTTTTAGAAACATAACTCAGAACTTACTTTGGATCTATCCTTTTCATTATGTTGAAAGCTTAGTTTGCCCTGTTGCATAG